A single genomic interval of Primulina huaijiensis isolate GDHJ02 chromosome 7, ASM1229523v2, whole genome shotgun sequence harbors:
- the LOC140981431 gene encoding methylsterol monooxygenase 2-2-like, which produces MASIVESAWTYLITHFNDFQLACLGSFFLHESVFFLSGLPFIFFERAGWLTKYKIQTKNNTPAAQEKCIIKLLLYHFCVNLPVMILSYPVFRFMGMRSSLPLPSWKVISTQILFYFILEDFVFYWGHRILHTKWLYKHVHSVHHEYATPFGLTSEYAHPAEILFLGFATIVGPAITGPHLITLWLWMVLRVLETVEAHCGYHFPWSLSNFLPLYGGADFHDYHHRLLYTKSGNYSSTFVYMDWIFGTDKGYRKLKALKSDREEADLKET; this is translated from the exons ATGGCTTCAATCGTCGAGTCTGCTTGGACG TATCTCATTACTCATTTTAATGACTTTCAACTGGCGTGCCTCGGAAGTTTCTTTCTACATGAAAGTGTCTTTTTCTTGTCTGGACTTCcattcatattttttgaaagaGCTGGATGGCTAACCAAGTACAAAATTCAG ACTAAAAATAATACCCCTGCAGCTCAGGAGAAATGTATCATTAAGCTATTGCTGTATCATTTTTGTGTCAATCTACCTGTTATGATCCTATCCTATCCTGTCTTCAGATTCATGGGGATGCGAAGCTCATTACCACTTCCCTCCTG GAAAGTTATCTCAACTCAGATACTGTTCTACTTCATCCTAGAGGATTTTGTTTTCTACTGGGGACACAGGATTTTACATACAAAATGGCTTTACAAGCATGTCCACAGTGTTCATCATGA ATATGCGACCCCATTCGGATTGACTTCTGAATATGCTCACCCGGCTGAGATTTTGTTTCTTGGGTTTGCAACAATTGTTGGTCCTGCCATAACTGGTCCTCATCTGATTACACTCTGGTTATGGATGGTGCTAAGAGTCCTTGAGACGGTTGAGGCGCATTGTGGGTACCATTTCCCCTGGAGTCTCTCTAACTTCTTGCCTTTGTATGGGGG TGCCGATTTTCATGACTATCATCACCGACTACTGTACACTAAGAGCGGCAACTATTCATCAACTTTTGTTTACATGGACTG GATATTCGGTACCGACAAAGGTTACAGAAAATTAAAGGCTCTTAAGAGTGACAGAGAGGAGGCTGACCTAAAGGAAACATAA